From the genome of Anopheles funestus chromosome 2RL, idAnoFuneDA-416_04, whole genome shotgun sequence:
ACCTCCATAGAATTGGTCGAACCATCGTAGGAACGAGTGTGAGATTAAAATGGAAGTCGTCCTTTCCGGATCAAACCGATTTGAAGCAACCAGGACCCGTATGTTTCGCTTCCAAAAGCAACACTGAGGGAATGTATGTaagaacagtttttttttgtgttgtgttgtctGCCCCCGACTCCGGCTCTGTCATGAAGGTTGCGGACAATTATTATTCAAATGCGATTAACAATTCTGCGTGTTACGTGAtgggggcttttttttgttgttcgctGTGGGATTTGTAGTACGCTCCATTTTTCCTGTgctaaaaatagcaaaacctGTAAAGCTAGCGAAGAAGTTTGCTGGCGAGCGTTTGCGGGTGGCAGCCTAGTGACGGGTAAGCCGTAACTTCTCTATCCCTTTTTTGCGAGATGGATGGAACGATCGCAAGTTGTTTGGCGTTTGGTGATCATTTctcgttgtattttttttatcccctGTAACGCGTCGGGTACTTCGTGTTAGGCGGCAGGCGGCAACCGCAAGTGCGAAAGAGGCGTTAAGGTGGAAATACGATCGAAGGTGCCTGGACGACAGGGTGTCTTTATCATTGCAGCAAGCATTTGAATTCGTACGCTCGAGCTAGAACTTGTTGCTCGTTTTCTTACTGTTGACGTACTTGGCATTGCCGATGCATTCGCACTGTGCTGGTATTGGCGATCAGTTTGCTGAGCGATGAGATTagctacaatttcttctttgcttcgtACGACTCGGTGACCTAGTTGTGCGGCAGTACGCGTGCTGTACTGCCGGGCTGTTCGCTGATGCGATAGAGCAATCATGTAATGGTGTGTTTTATGCCCTTAACGCCCCCTTCCCAGAAATAGCCTAACGGTGTCGATGGCTCCTTACCCGAGGGTTTCAAGATTTGGGCAAAAGTGTCTACCTAGAGCTGCCGATCGTTACAGGTGCTCCCCATTGATAAAGGGTATGGAAATTACCAAATCCATCCCACATTGAGATATAGAGGAATGCCCACCACTCGGCGACGAGTAGAACCGAGAGAATAAATGGACTTGGGTCCAGGAAAAACCCCATCCACGCTAACAGAGGTCCAGAAGTTGTACCCCGGGGCATTTTGCAGGCAGGCAGGCTGTGAGGGTGTTTGGTAGCGCTCGAGTGCGGTAGCCCAAGGACAAAAAGCAAGGGACGCGCTACACAAATAACGAAACACATTCTTCACTTCTCCGCCCAGTATTGTGAAGAACAATCGATGTTGTTGTCCTCTGTGCGTAAGCCCCTGTGCACGGCAATAACCGGTTGCCCACTTGAGTGCGAGAGGTAGTAAAACTCTGCATCCCGGAGATCTTCCTGTAATCGTCcgcaatcgcctccgggccgGTTGCCCTCTGGGAACTGTTTTTGGGAACCGAATGGGTGAGCAGGATGGCGTGCGAAAGCCGTTCTTGGTAGATGGGAAAAAAAGGTCCTTCCTAAGGACCGAACCTATCGCCCTGCTCATAAACAGGAGGCACTTGAGAGTCTCAGCTTGtgctctttttttggtttctcaCACACTTACACCCAGGAAACGTCCTTTTTCTAGCACTCGGTCACACCACGAGCGTTAGGGCCAGTATCGCCTCGCCTAGCTCAGTAGGTCTGTGCGATCTGCACCTGATCGGGATAGACTTGCTGTTGAAGTGGGCGACTGGAAGGTGTTTTTATGGCAGCATGCTATAAATGAATCATGTGTACGCGAAAACCTTCTGTACCTCGTACGACCTCCGATGCTCTCGACCTTTAAAAGGCAAGAGACAGCTGCAatgacaaaagaaaagaacgtTCCAAAAACACACTACTACGCAAAGGGAGCGAAATTTACTCTTGACATAAGAGAAATGATGCCGCACGTCGCGAATACGTTCGCTAGCTTCATGATCCATGATGCAAGCCAATAACCGAGCAGTCGCCACCCGGTCTGTCCCAATCTTTAACCGAGAATCTTGCCTCTTCTTCCCCCCTTTTCTCCCCACTCCGATGCCTCTTCCGCCAACAATGCCCTAACACGACACGGTGttgtttttgaaaacatttactttaatTATCAGCTTCCTCTTGGCGGCGCTCGCGGCATCTCCCGACGTGGCGTCTGCTAGAGCTGGTACGGTTATACCCAAGACTCTGTGGCCCTTGTTGACTAATCGcaatagttgttgttgtttgcccgTGACATACGGGGGTTTTTATTAGGAAGGAGTATGGCAAAAGGTTGTCACATTCATCCACCGACCGTTCGACAGTGAGTGTGCGCTTCTAAtaaatttcgtttcgtttggtttcgtttaCAGACTACTTCCGACAACCATGCACGCATGGTTTTATGTGTTTGCTGTGTTGGCGATTTCGCACGGTGCCATAAAAGTTGCCAGCACCGACAGCAACACGGTGTCTCGGACGAAAGTGACCGCACTGATCGGTATCGATGGGGAGCAATCGCACCACACCACCAGCCGTTTCTATCAGCCACCGCAGGAAGATGCGGATTCTGCACCATCCGTCAACGATGTGTCGCCGGAACCGCGGATAGGTGGGACGGTGGAGCCGGTCGAGCAGGGTAGCAGTAGTGTAAGCAGTAGTGATACCAACGAGTATGAAGAATACGTAGGATCAAGGAAGGATGTCGTCGTCGACGAAATGGTGGAAGAACTAGCGGAGCCAGAGCTGGATAACGAGATCGGTGAGAGTGAGCCGGACGTTGGTGACGACGGTGACAGCTCCAGCAGGCCCGATCCTAAAACACTAGTCGAGATAGAGAAGAATCTCTTGAGCCTGTTCGGGTTTCCTAATCGACCAAAAATCGATAGATCTAAGGTGGTGATACCGGAGGCGATGAAGCAGCTGTACGCGCAGATCATGGGCCACGATCTGGTCGACTCCGTCAGTGTACCAAAGGAAGGACTCAACACGCGCAACGCCAACACGGTGCGAAGTTTCACGCACGAAGGTACGTACCGCGGGTGACGTGGGGTGGGTTAGTGCACTTGAGCGAAGGGTTGTGGATTACATCGCAGATCTAGGAAGCCGAAGGCTCTCTGACGACGTCAAAAACCGGTAAATGCACATGAGCTATACCAGTGACTGGGTGGTTAGGTTGTGTGTGAGATCAATCTACGACGATCGCGTTGCTACACCATTGGTAACGATCGTTTGCCAAGTGGCCTGTACTCTTACGGCAGAATGAACTTGTTTTTATATTCAATTAATTGCCAGCTAACGCTAAGGCAGTATTGGCGGGTGTAAACGATTTAAAAGTAGTTCCACCGCCAGAGTAAAGACTTCTGAAGCAACATGGAGTTAGCTATTACGACCATATTATGGGGACATCATATAAAACTGGAGGTTAGAAAATGTCATTTACTATATCTAAGCTCTCTTAGTTAACTCTGCAAAGATCTTGTAAAATTGTACTTAAAACGCAATGAAGCATTCAAGTACAAAACGGTAGacgagaagaagaaacaaaattcaaaattctcCAACAAGTACTTGGAACAGGATGTCGATCTTAGCGGTAGCCGCTGGTGCACTTGATTGCATTACCTGGAAATGCGATTGCAATAAAGAAGCGCGCTTTGTTTGTGTAATTCGGCGCGCTACTGTTTACACAAACCTTCTTCctccaaccccaaaaaccgattAACGCGCGTAGTCAGTGAACACGCGAAGAGCGTTTGCCACGCAGTTTTCCTTTGGTCCACCCCGACGAATGCCCCTGCTCCGAATGAAGATAATGCTCGTGCAGCAGTGCCGAAAACGTAAAATAGCGTGCGTAAAATTATCGGTAAATTTTGCACACGAGTAAACGAACGTAAACTACTACGCGGTATACCGGATGGTACGGCACCAGGGAACGTTATGGGCCCAGCTGGTAGGTTCAAGGAGAGAGAACCGTCCATCGACACCTCATTGGCGGCATCGGGTGTTGTTCCGCAAGTCGTCCAGAAGTCCGGTTGACCTTTCCTTCCCTTTGGACCTACTCTGGTGTtgtctgtgtgttttattgCCTGGGCGCGACTGGCCTGGGTCAGTAAGTGTTTATCCTAAGTGAGAAAAGTTACGCAAAATCCCTTTCGCGCAGAGAGCGCACGTCGAAATTTTTCCCCCTGAGCCGGCCGGGTTGCTTAGAAGTAGTATCACGCCGCTTGTAAACAAACACGTACGTAGAAATATTAGCAGACCCTGGATCCGCTCGTTTTGAGCTGCGGGCGCGCCTGATCGGTAATTAAAATGAGTGCCGTGAGGCGCAATTTTCGGCAAATCGCAAACAAAACGCCGAACCCGACAGTGATGATCACCGTCGATCGTCGTACGATCGGAATTGCGAAATCGAACGATGCGTAGTTTGTTCCAGGTTCGGGATGGGGTGGGTAATGCTGATTGTTCAAATTCGCTAATGGGTTTTTGGCAAATCGATTAAAAACGTTGGAAGTGTGTTATTGTTTGCAGCGTGTTGTCGAGCGATGCCAAGCGTTCTGGATTTTGTCTGGACGGATATTACCGAGCTAGAGGTAGCTAGAcgatgttttgttatttttaaggGGAGGAAGAAAGCAAGAGAGATTATTGCGTTGAGTTCGTCCAGGTGGTAAATGACAGGTACGGAATTGTTTATTCATCTATGTAACGGGTGAGAAATTATGAGCATTGCACACAGAACACCATTAGGGTGGTACTCGGAAACATcatgtatttttaaatgatttattttctgaaCCAAACAAAGTATTGTGGAGCACGACTTGTGTAGGCCGCAGCGTACATATAAGAAACTGTGCTGATTTTATGGTCTCAAAATGTATCAAAAGTTCAAGAATTCAATATGCAATAATgtgtttgttatgtttgttttgctatatttACAGAAAGTCACATAGACGAGCGGTTCCAGCATCACCATCGCTTCCGGCTACTGTTCAACGTATCGAGTATCCCGAGAGGTGAGAAGTTGCGGGCCGCAGAACTCACGCTGACACGCGACGGTATCGCGCATAAGAGTGGCCGGGCACTAGCAAGAACACCGCTCCTCTATCAGGTGCTGGTGTACGACATTGTGCGGCCAGGCGTTAAAGGTAAGCGAGCGCCAACCTTCCTGCTGGTCGACACGAAATCGCTCGCAGTCAACGAGTCCGGTACGGCTAGCTTCGATGTGATGCCGGCCGTGGAGCGGTGGTTAAGGCAACCGCGCAAAAACCACGGCCTGTTCGTGCAGGTGACCAGCCGTGGACGTGGAGCCGCACACAGCCGGCAGCGTCGCAGTGTACCGGCCGCCCCGGTCCACGAGCACGTACGGTTGCGACGGAATGTGGCCGAACGGCACGACACCTGGGTGCAGAAGCAACCGTTACTGTTCACCTACACCGACGACGGTCGGCACAAGCAGCGACCGATACGGGACGCGATCAGTAGCGCGAACCGTGCACGGCGTGCCTCGGCCAAGCGGAGCAGTCGGCGGAAAAACGAACTCTGCCAGCGGAAGCCACTGTACGTCGACTTCAGCGATGTCGGTTGGAATGACTGGATAGTGGCACCGCCCGGGTACGAAGCGTACTTCTGCCAGGGTGACTGTCGCTTCCCGATAGCGGACCATCTGAACACGACGAATCACGCGATCGTGCAGACGCTGGTCAACTCCTACAACCCGACGCTCGCACCGAAGGCTTGCTGCGTACCGACGCAGCTGTCCTCCATCTCGATGCTGTATCTGAACGAGCAGAACAAGGTGGTGCTGAAGAACTACCAGGACATGACAGTCGTCGGTTGTGGCTGCCGGTAAAAAAAGGGGTTGGAAAGGGCTTTGTGGGGAGAAAGGGGAACGTTTTCTGTAAGAAAACAAACCGAGGGTGATGACGCACTATAGGGAGCGAATGCAAAACAAGTGGAGAACAGAAAGAACAAGGATGAAATGCACGGATGACCATAGGAATCGGCAGGGCCGCTactgtttgtttaattattactttaaatcttttttttttgttttgtgtataacGTTCGAACGtactaagaaaaaag
Proteins encoded in this window:
- the LOC125766236 gene encoding protein decapentaplegic codes for the protein MTRERLRAHAAAYPRGCSETRGLPGLRVAVFARTLGDPITQQVMVRRHTRRRLLPTTMHAWFYVFAVLAISHGAIKVASTDSNTVSRTKVTALIGIDGEQSHHTTSRFYQPPQEDADSAPSVNDVSPEPRIGGTVEPVEQGSSSVSSSDTNEYEEYVGSRKDVVVDEMVEELAEPELDNEIGESEPDVGDDGDSSSRPDPKTLVEIEKNLLSLFGFPNRPKIDRSKVVIPEAMKQLYAQIMGHDLVDSVSVPKEGLNTRNANTVRSFTHEESHIDERFQHHHRFRLLFNVSSIPRGEKLRAAELTLTRDGIAHKSGRALARTPLLYQVLVYDIVRPGVKGKRAPTFLLVDTKSLAVNESGTASFDVMPAVERWLRQPRKNHGLFVQVTSRGRGAAHSRQRRSVPAAPVHEHVRLRRNVAERHDTWVQKQPLLFTYTDDGRHKQRPIRDAISSANRARRASAKRSSRRKNELCQRKPLYVDFSDVGWNDWIVAPPGYEAYFCQGDCRFPIADHLNTTNHAIVQTLVNSYNPTLAPKACCVPTQLSSISMLYLNEQNKVVLKNYQDMTVVGCGCR